ACATCCGGAGCCATGATCATGCCCACCGCAGCCGCAGGCGCAGCTCTGGCTGACTTTGGCCGCTGGCGCGTCATAAATTATTACTTCTACCACATCAGACATGAGTCAACCCTCGATGTTAGCAGATTTTGATTTTTATTTTAACCCAGATTTGTTAATCTACCAAGACCTGTCAACTGCCAGATCTAAGCGACAATTTAAAAATAAGCACGGAAGACCTAGTTTGCCAGGCTCCCTGGTTTTCTATTGAAAAAGATTATCTAAAACCATCATGATAATGAAGCCCATGATCACCCCGATCGTAGCTTGCCGGTCATTGCCGCGCGAATGGGTTTCCGGGATTATCTCTTCACTGATCACAAAGAGCATAGCCCCAGCCGCAAAGGCTAGCCCATAAGGGAGCAGGAACTTTCCCAGGGAAACTACGCAAATAGCTAACAATCCTCCCACCGGTTCGACCAGTCCGGTCAATAAAGCGATTAAAAAGGCCCTGGTTCGGGTATTTTTCTCTCTCAAGAGGGGGAAGGCTACTGCTAATCCTTCCGGCATATTTTGGAGGCCAATGCCAATGGCCAAGGTTGTTCCGGCTTTAATGTCACCGCCGGCAAAACCGACGCCCACCGCCATTCCTTCCGGAAAGTTATGAATAGTTATGGCCAGAATAAACAGCCATAATTTATCAAGACGGGTAGAAGGGCCCTTAACTCCGGTGACAAAATGCATGTGGGGCGTAAATCTTTCGGTGACCATAATGAATAATGTTCCGGCAACAATGCCGACCACAGTCTTCCAAATTCCGCCGATGGCAATAGCAGGAACGATCAGGCTGAATGAGGTGGCAGCCAGCATAACTCCGGCCGCAAAGCCCAGTGCGGCATCAAGGAATCGATCCGAAACCTGGCGGACAAAGAAAACCAATAAGGCTCCGACGCCCGTAGCCAACCCCGCCAAAAGACTTGCCAAGCTTCCTATCAGAATCAGGTCCATAATTTGAGATAATCCATGTTTTTAACGCTACCTTAACCAATATCTTGCCCATCTGGCAACATTGTACCTGATGATGGTTAGATTAGAATAATCTTGGCGCCTTAATTTGCAAGACAATGCTATTTTAGATATTAGACCAGGTTGGGAGCCGAAGGGCTTGATTAATATTTGACTTTAAATTTCAGGGGATAACCCTCTTGACAGGTCCGCGATAAAAAAATAGATTAATTATTTCAAGAAAATTCTATATAGAATCAAAACTTCCGGTGGGTCCGGAAAATTGCGTGTTAAAGGAAACCTGGAATTATGAAAAAGCGTTATCTTATGGCACCGGGGCCGACACCGATCTCGCCCCACACCTTGCTGGCTATGGCCACCCCTATCATTCATCACCGTGCTCCTGAATTTGCAGAAGTGCTGGCCGAGATCCGGCAGGGTCTCAAGTATCTTTATCAGACCAAAAACGAAGTCCTGATTTTCGCGGCCTCTGGTACCGGGGCTATGGAAGGGGCGATCACCAACACCCTGTCGCCGGGAGAAACTGCCCTGGTTATTCGGGGCGGTAAGTTCGGTGAGCGTTGGGGCGAAATCTGCGAGGCCTATGGCGTTAAAACCGAGAACCTGGATGTTGAATGGGGTCGGGCCGTGACCCCCGAGGCGGTGGCCGAGCGACTGCAACTCAATCCAGAGATCAAGGCGGTCTGCGTCCAGGCCCATGAGACTTCTACCGGGGTTAAACACCCGGTTAAGGAACTGGGCGAGCTTATCAAGGATCGCTCCGGGGTTATTTTGATTGTAGATGCCATTTCCGCTATGGGAGTGTATCCTTTGCCGATGGATGAATGGCATCTGGACGTGGTGGTAACCGGCTCTCAGAAGGCGCTGATGCTGCCCCCGGGGCTGGCCTTTGCTGGTCTCAGCGATAAGGCCTGGGAATTTGTTAACTCCTCCCGCTGTCCGAAATTTTATTTCAACTTTGCCAAGGAAAAGAAATCTCTGGAGAAAAACCAGGGGGCCTACACCTCGGCAGTTTCTCTGATGATCGGGCTGAAGGATGTTTTGGCTTATATCCGGCAAGAGACCCTGGAGAAGATTTTTGCCAGCCACCGTTTACTTTCGCGGGCTACCAAGGCGGCGGTAGCGGCGCTGGGACTGGAGCTATTTTCTAAGGATAACCCCTCAGAGGCCCTGACCGCGATCCAGGCGCCGGCGGGCATCGACGGGCAGCTAGTAGTCAAATTACTCCGAGAGAAATATGGTCTGACCATCGCCGGCGGACAGGCCCAGGCCAAAGGCAAGATCTTCCGCATTGCCCATATGGGCTATATTGATTCCTTCGATGTGATTATGGCGATTGCGGCTTTGGAAGTGGTCTTGAATGAATTGGGTTACAAAGTAGAACTGGGGACCGGGGTCCGAGCGGCAGAACAGATCTTGTTTGGGGAGGCCTAAACCATGAAAGTCTTAGTTAGCGACGACCTGCATCCAGCCGGGATCGCGGTGCTGGAAAACAGTCCGAATATCGACGTGCTGGTTCAGTTAGGTATGGATCAGGCCGAATTATTGGGAGCAATTCAAGATGTTGATGGCCTAATCATCCGCAGTGGCACCAAAGTCACTGCTCCGGTGATCGACGCTGCCAATCGCCTCAAGGTGGTCGGCCGGGCTGGCACCGGCCTGGACAATGTCGATATCGGGGCGGCCACCAAACGGGGCATCGTGGTCATGAATACTCCCGGGGGTAATAGCATTGCCACCGCGGAACACGCGATTTCCATGCTTCTGGCCTTGGCCCGGAACATCCCCCAGGCAGCACATTCCATGCGCGAGGGGCGCTGGGAAAAGAAGCGTTTCCAGGGCCGGGAGGTGTATAACAAGACGCTAGGGATCATTGGCTTGGGACGCATCGGTACGGTGGTGGCCAGCCGGGCGCAAGGTTTAAAGATGCGCATCTTGGGTTATGACCCCTATGTCAAACGGGAGATGGTGACCTCCTGCGGGGTTGAGATGGTATCATTTGACGATCTCTTGGCCCGTTCTGATTTCATTACCCTGCATACTCCCAAAACCAAGGATACCACTTATATTCTTAATCGCGAGGCCTTCCGCAAAATGAAGCCGGGCGTAATGATTGTTAATTGTGCCCGGGGCGGTTTGATTGATGAAGCGGCGCTGGTGGATGCCTTGCAAGAAGGGCTTGTGGCCGGGGCAGCTATTGATGTCTTTGAACAAGAGCCACCGGTAGGTTCTCCTTTGCTGATTATGGGCAACGTCATCTGCACCCCTCATTTAGGGGCATCAACCGAAGAGGCCCAGAAAAATGTGGCCGTTGCCATTGCCGAGCAAGTGGTGGATTATCTGCTCAATGGGACCATCAAAAATGCCGTCAACGCTCCGGCGGTGAGCGGCGAAATGCTGGCCCAGGCCCGGCCCTATCTGACCTTGGCCGAGGCCTTGGGTAGTTTCCAGGCCCAGATCATTGAAGGCCCGATTGATAGCGTTGCCATTGATTACATCGGGGAAGTCTCCAAACTGGAAACCAAACCCTTGACTCATTCCCTGCTCAAGGGCCTATTGTATCCGGTGATGCATGATGAGGTTAATTACATTAACGCCCCCAGCATCGCCAAGAGTCGGGGAATTCATCTGACCGAGTCTAAAATCGAGTCGGCTGAAGACTTCACCACCCTGATTCGGCTTTCGGTGCGCTCTGGAAGCCAGCAATATACCGTGGCCGGGACGATCTTCGGAAAATACGAGCCCCGGCTGGTGCGGATCAATGAATTCCGGTTGGAAGCCCTGCCCGAAGGACACATGTTATTCATTTATAATACCGACCGGCCTGGAGTGATTGGCTCGAT
This DNA window, taken from Deltaproteobacteria bacterium, encodes the following:
- a CDS encoding phosphoglycerate dehydrogenase; this encodes MKVLVSDDLHPAGIAVLENSPNIDVLVQLGMDQAELLGAIQDVDGLIIRSGTKVTAPVIDAANRLKVVGRAGTGLDNVDIGAATKRGIVVMNTPGGNSIATAEHAISMLLALARNIPQAAHSMREGRWEKKRFQGREVYNKTLGIIGLGRIGTVVASRAQGLKMRILGYDPYVKREMVTSCGVEMVSFDDLLARSDFITLHTPKTKDTTYILNREAFRKMKPGVMIVNCARGGLIDEAALVDALQEGLVAGAAIDVFEQEPPVGSPLLIMGNVICTPHLGASTEEAQKNVAVAIAEQVVDYLLNGTIKNAVNAPAVSGEMLAQARPYLTLAEALGSFQAQIIEGPIDSVAIDYIGEVSKLETKPLTHSLLKGLLYPVMHDEVNYINAPSIAKSRGIHLTESKIESAEDFTTLIRLSVRSGSQQYTVAGTIFGKYEPRLVRINEFRLEALPEGHMLFIYNTDRPGVIGSIGTTIGKHNINIARMQVGQEKERGQNVILLTTDTPVTPECLEEVRSLPHVAKAMQLEL
- a CDS encoding alanine--glyoxylate aminotransferase family protein, which produces MKKRYLMAPGPTPISPHTLLAMATPIIHHRAPEFAEVLAEIRQGLKYLYQTKNEVLIFAASGTGAMEGAITNTLSPGETALVIRGGKFGERWGEICEAYGVKTENLDVEWGRAVTPEAVAERLQLNPEIKAVCVQAHETSTGVKHPVKELGELIKDRSGVILIVDAISAMGVYPLPMDEWHLDVVVTGSQKALMLPPGLAFAGLSDKAWEFVNSSRCPKFYFNFAKEKKSLEKNQGAYTSAVSLMIGLKDVLAYIRQETLEKIFASHRLLSRATKAAVAALGLELFSKDNPSEALTAIQAPAGIDGQLVVKLLREKYGLTIAGGQAQAKGKIFRIAHMGYIDSFDVIMAIAALEVVLNELGYKVELGTGVRAAEQILFGEA
- a CDS encoding ZIP family metal transporter, giving the protein MDLILIGSLASLLAGLATGVGALLVFFVRQVSDRFLDAALGFAAGVMLAATSFSLIVPAIAIGGIWKTVVGIVAGTLFIMVTERFTPHMHFVTGVKGPSTRLDKLWLFILAITIHNFPEGMAVGVGFAGGDIKAGTTLAIGIGLQNMPEGLAVAFPLLREKNTRTRAFLIALLTGLVEPVGGLLAICVVSLGKFLLPYGLAFAAGAMLFVISEEIIPETHSRGNDRQATIGVIMGFIIMMVLDNLFQ